A stretch of the Rosa rugosa chromosome 5, drRosRugo1.1, whole genome shotgun sequence genome encodes the following:
- the LOC133710389 gene encoding uncharacterized protein LOC133710389 isoform X1: MVYLISSICNLGFLDTLSETSFPSSAPPLKPSSTTPETSRWARNSYLSLSLWTVYRSLKDLLGDGEDCVGTFVQVTVLEIYNEEIYDVLSSYGGFRWPRGNGSNSKLVFFFYQITDLPFSLYSTFVVEARHSFNKQMIWLFFRDMLKGICLMAILGPPIVSAIIVIVQHTIIPVQHLVSFALNWLMLLLRSLVMPLHFELVLLGYRETGALCAMKEVDLIPDDPKSAESIKQLEEVLPGFIDAKGS, encoded by the exons ATGGTGTATTTGATATCATCAATCTGCAATCTAGGGTTTCTTGACACACTTAGCGAAACCTCCTTCCCATCCTCTGCACCGCCACTGAAACCCTCCTCAACGACGCCGGAGACCTCTCGGTGGGCCCGCAACtcgtatctctctctctctctgtggacTGTGTACAGGTCATTGAAGGATCTTTTGGGTGATGGGGAAGATTGTGTGGGGACGTTTGTGCAAGTTACGGTTTTGGAGATTTATAATGAGGAGATTTATGATGTGTTGTCTAGTTATGGTGGGTTTCGATGGCCTAGAGGGAATGGCTCCAATTCTAAG CTAGTTTTTTTCTTCTACCAGATCACTGATTTGCCATTTTCTCTCTACTCCACATTTGTGGTTGAGGCACGTCATAGTTTCAATAAG CAAATGATATGGTTATTCTTCAGAGATATGTTGAAAGGAATTTGCCTTATGGCTATTCTTGGTCCACCAATTGTGTCTGCAATTATTGTGATTGTGCAG CACACCATAATACCTGTCCAGCACCTAGTTAGCTTTGCTCTTAACTG GCTGATGCTTTTGCTACGGAGCTTGGTTATGCCGCTTCACTTCGAGCTGGTCTTGTTAGGTTACAG AGAAACTGGGGCCTTGTGTGCAATGAAGGAAGTTGATCTCATTCCTGATGATCCAAAATCTGCAGAAAGTATAAAACAATTGGAGGAGGTCCTTCCAGGTTTTATTGATGCCAAAGGCAGCTGA
- the LOC133711111 gene encoding uncharacterized mitochondrial protein AtMg00810-like, which produces MATSMRKSICLLYQGFGNRGRKDWSADFTSHYMRQGKSFTALLIYVDDILITGNDSASIDALKQFLHRNFRIKDLGDLKYFLGIEVSASKNGIFISQRKYALEIIKDAGLMGAAPVDTPMERGLKLSDMSDLLKDLARYRRLVGRLIYLTVSRPDITYSVHVLSRFMHQPRKCHMEAALRVVRYLKGAPGQGLFFSSQSDLRLRAYCDSDWAGCPITRRSTTGYCVFLGSSLVSWRSKRQKTVSLSSAEAEYRAMTGACCELTWLRYLLRDLGILHQEPALLFCDNKAALHIAANPIFHERTRHIEMDCHYIRDKIQDGSVVAKFVISAHQLADVLTKALGKEIFLPMIRKLGVRDIHSPT; this is translated from the exons ATGGCGACCTCCATGAGGAAATCTATATGTCTCCTCTACCAGGGCTTCGGAAACAGGGGGAGGAAAGATTGGTCTGCCGACTTCACAAGTCATTATATG AGACAAGGCAAGTCTTTTACTGCCCTCttgatatatgttgatgatattttgaTTACGGGAAATGATTCTGCAAGTATTGATGCACTCAAGCAATTTCTTCATCGTAATTTCCGTATTAAAGACCTTGGAGACTTAAAATATTTCCTTGGCATTGAGGTTTCTGCTTCGAAAAATGGGATTTTTATTTCTCAACGAAAATATGCGTTAGAGATTATTAAGGATGCAGGGTTGATGGGTGCTGCCCCTGTTGACACACCTATGGAACGAGGACTGAAGTTATCTGACATGAGTGACTTGCTCAAAGATCTGGCTCGTTACAGAAGATTGGTTGGCAGATTAATATACCTTACTGTTTCGAGACCAGATATCACTTATTCAGTCCATGTATTAAGCAGATTCATGCATCAACCTCGAAAATGTCATATGGAAGCAGCTTTGCGTGTTGTGCGTTACCTCAAAGGTGCACCTGGTCAAGGTTTATTTTTCTCTTCACAGAGTGATCTCAGATTGCGTGCTTATTGTGATTCAGATTGGGCAGGGTGCCCCATTACTAGAAGATCAACCACAGGTTATTGTGTTTTTCTTGGTTCTTCGTTGGTTTCATGGAGATCAAAAAGACAGAAAACAGTCTCGCTTTCTTCAGCTGAAGCGGAGTATCGTGCAATGACAGGTGCCTGCTGTGAATTAACGTGGCTTCGATACCTACTCAGAGACTTAGGAATATTACATCAAGAACCCGCCTTGCTATTTTGTGATAACAAGGCAGCGCTGCACATTGCAGCGAATCCAATTTTTCATGAGCGAACTCGTCATATTGAAATGGACTGCCACTACATCAGGGATAAAATCCAAGATGGTTCTGTTGTTGCCAAGTTTGTCATTTCTGCTCATCAATTGGCGGATGTCCTCACTAAGGCCTTGGGAAAGGAAATCTTCCTTCctatgattcgcaagttgggaGTTCGAGAtatccactctccaacttga
- the LOC133708950 gene encoding ras-related protein Rab7-like, which produces MSLLRKRTEKLVGRQILPFSLVLETKVNTFFSLLQIWDTAGQERFQSLGVAFYRGIDCCVLVYDVNVMKSFDNLNNWREEFLIQASPSDPENFPFVVLGNKIDVDGGNSRVVSEKKVKAWCASKGNIPYFETSAKEGFNVDDDFQCIAKNALKNEPEEEM; this is translated from the exons ATGAGTTTGCTTCGAAAGAGAACAGAAAAATTAGTTGGGAGGCAAATTCTGCCCTTTTCATTAGTTCTGGAAACT AAGGTTAACACATTTTTCTCCTTATTACAGATTTGGGATACTGCTGGGCAAGAAAGGTTTCAAAGTCTTGGTGTGGCTTTCTATCGTGGTATAGATTGTTGTGTGCTTGTGTATGATGTGAATGTCATGAAATCATTTGATAATCTAAACAACTGGAGAGAAGAATTTCTGATTCAG GCTAGTCCATCCGATCCCGAGAACTTTCCATTCGTTGTGTTGGGGAACAAGATTGATGTTGATGGTGGAAATAGTCGAGTG GTTTCTGAAAAGAAAGTGAAGGCCTGGTGTGCTTCCAAGGGAAACATACCATACTTTGAGACCTCTGCAAAAGAAGGCTTTAACGTGGATGATGACTTCCAATGTATAGCGAAAAACGCACTGAAGAATGAACCTGAAGAAGAAATGTAA
- the LOC133710389 gene encoding uncharacterized protein LOC133710389 isoform X5, which produces MVYLISSICNLGFLDTLSETSFPSSAPPLKPSSTTPETSRWARNSYLSLSLWTVYRSLKDLLGDGEDCVGTFVQVTVLEIYNEEIYDVLSSYGGFRWPRGNGSNSKLVFFFYQITDLPFSLYSTFVVEARHSFNKQMIWLFFRDMLKGICLMAILGPPIVSAIIVIVQHTIIPVQHLVSFALNWLMLLLRSLVMPLHFELVLLGYSNLKNLRQFRP; this is translated from the exons ATGGTGTATTTGATATCATCAATCTGCAATCTAGGGTTTCTTGACACACTTAGCGAAACCTCCTTCCCATCCTCTGCACCGCCACTGAAACCCTCCTCAACGACGCCGGAGACCTCTCGGTGGGCCCGCAACtcgtatctctctctctctctgtggacTGTGTACAGGTCATTGAAGGATCTTTTGGGTGATGGGGAAGATTGTGTGGGGACGTTTGTGCAAGTTACGGTTTTGGAGATTTATAATGAGGAGATTTATGATGTGTTGTCTAGTTATGGTGGGTTTCGATGGCCTAGAGGGAATGGCTCCAATTCTAAG CTAGTTTTTTTCTTCTACCAGATCACTGATTTGCCATTTTCTCTCTACTCCACATTTGTGGTTGAGGCACGTCATAGTTTCAATAAG CAAATGATATGGTTATTCTTCAGAGATATGTTGAAAGGAATTTGCCTTATGGCTATTCTTGGTCCACCAATTGTGTCTGCAATTATTGTGATTGTGCAG CACACCATAATACCTGTCCAGCACCTAGTTAGCTTTGCTCTTAACTG GCTGATGCTTTTGCTACGGAGCTTGGTTATGCCGCTTCACTTCGAGCTGGTCTTGTTAGGTTACAG CAACCTAAAGAATCTGAGGCAGTTTCGGCCatag
- the LOC133711113 gene encoding cytochrome P450 CYP749A22-like — translation MDHPLVTRARCSGGLVIMLSSFLCLFLILIALILIKIFLTQWWTPTRLQKLMAWQGIKGPCYRLVHGNTKEILNMKNEAISRPKSLTHDLFPLVQPHYQSWVKKYGKVFLQWYGTEPQLVIFEPELCKEILNNKDRVYMQKDPQGFVKKLLRNGLGTAEGEHWSKLRKIANHAFHGESLKLSCYNMIASAEKMLQRWKNHEGKEIEVYQEFRLLTSDVISRTAFGSSYLEGKKIFDMLTKLSSLLFRNSYKLRLPGISKLFKTSDEIEADKVEKEIRNSILEIVKQREKKAVAEKEDDFGSDFIGLLLNAHHDVDDRSKISVDDVIDQCRAFYFAGQETTNGLLAWTVLLLALHPDWQGEARKEVLQIFGKQNPNPDGIAKLKTMSMIINESLRLYPPVIQFVRKPGREVRLGKFILPANIQLVIPNVAFHHDPQIWGPEAQLFKPERFSEGVAKATKDNMAAFLPFGMGPRICVGFNFATTETKIALSMILQRYTFTLSPGYVHSPLQFLTVRPQRGIQVMLHSL, via the exons atggACCATCCACTCGTCACTAGAGCAAGATGCTCCGGAGGCCTAGTGATCATGCTTTCAAGCTTTCTGTGTCTGTTCCTTATTCTCATAGCTCTGATCTTGATCAAGATCTTTCTCACACAATGGTGGACTCCAACTCGCTTGCAGAAGTTGATGGCTTGGCAGGGAATCAAAGGCCCTTGTTACAGACTCGTCCATGGAAACACCAAAGAAATCTTGAACATGAAAAATGAAGCCATCAGCAGGCCCAAAAGTTTAACACATGACCTATTTCCTCTGGTTCAACCCCATTATCAGTCATGGGTCAAGAAATATG GGAAGGTTTTTCTTCAGTGGTATGGTACTGAACCTCAGTTGGTGATCTTTGAGCCTGAGTTGTGCAAAGAGATACTGAATAACAAGGACAGAGTTTATATGCAAAAGGATCCCCAAGGCTTTGTGAAGAAGCTATTAAGAAATGGCCTTGGGACTGCTGAGGGGGAGCATTGGTCAAAATTGCGAAAAATAGCCAACCATGCCTTTCATGGAGAGAGCTTAAAACTAAGTTGTTACA ATATGATAGCCAGTGCTGAGAAGATGCTGCAAAGGTGGAAAAATCACGAGGGGAAGGAGATTGAGGTGTATCAAGAATTTAGGTTGTTGACTTCAGATGTGATTTCCAGGACAGCATTTGGTAGCAGCTACTTAGAAGGCAAGAAAATTTTTGACATGTTGACCAAGTTATCCTCGTTGTTGTTCAGAAATTCTTACAAACTCAGGCTTCCTGGCATCAG TAAGCTTTTCAAAACAAGTGATGAGATTGAAGCGGACAAGGTTGAGAAAGAAATCCGAAACTCCATACTAGAGATTGTAAAGCAAAGAGAAAAGAAGGCAGTGGCTGAAAAAGAAGATGACTTTGGGAGTGATTTTATTGGATTACTCTTAAATGCTCATCATGATGTTGATGACAGAAGTAAGATCTCAGTGGATGATGTAATTGATCAGTGCAGGGCATTTTACTTTGCTGGACAAGAAACCACTAATGGTTTGCTAGCTTGGACCGTCTTGCTTCTGGCACTCCATCCGGATTGGCAAGGGGAAGCAAGAAAAGAAGTCCTAcaaatttttggaaaacaaaatccaaatcctGATGGCATTGCCAAACTAAAAACA ATGAGTATGATCATTAATGAGTCTTTAAGGTTATATCCTCCGGTTATTCAATTTGTAAGGAAACCTGGAAGAGAAGTTAGACTCGGAAAGTTCATTCTTCCTGCTAATATTCAACTGGTCATCCCAAATGTGGCCTTCCACCATGACCCTCAAATTTGGGGACCAGAGGCGCAACTTTTCAAACCAGAGCGATTCTCAGAAGGAGTTGCTAAAGCTACTAAAGATAACATGGCTGCATTCTTACCCTTTGGAATGGGACCTAGAATCTGTGTGGGTTTCAACTTCGCCACAACTGAAACTAAGATTGCACTGTCGATGATTCTACAACGCTACACCTTCACTCTTTCCCCAGGTTATGTCCACTCTCCTCTTCAGTTTCTTACCGTTCGGCCACAGCGTGGAATTCAAGTGATGCTACACTCGCTCTAA
- the LOC133710389 gene encoding uncharacterized protein LOC133710389 isoform X2, with product MVYLISSICNLGFLDTLSETSFPSSAPPLKPSSTTPETSRWARNSYLSLSLWTVYRSLKDLLGDGEDCVGTFVQVTVLEIYNEEIYDVLSSYGGFRWPRGNGSNSKITDLPFSLYSTFVVEARHSFNKQMIWLFFRDMLKGICLMAILGPPIVSAIIVIVQHTIIPVQHLVSFALNWLMLLLRSLVMPLHFELVLLGYRETGALCAMKEVDLIPDDPKSAESIKQLEEVLPGFIDAKGS from the exons ATGGTGTATTTGATATCATCAATCTGCAATCTAGGGTTTCTTGACACACTTAGCGAAACCTCCTTCCCATCCTCTGCACCGCCACTGAAACCCTCCTCAACGACGCCGGAGACCTCTCGGTGGGCCCGCAACtcgtatctctctctctctctgtggacTGTGTACAGGTCATTGAAGGATCTTTTGGGTGATGGGGAAGATTGTGTGGGGACGTTTGTGCAAGTTACGGTTTTGGAGATTTATAATGAGGAGATTTATGATGTGTTGTCTAGTTATGGTGGGTTTCGATGGCCTAGAGGGAATGGCTCCAATTCTAAG ATCACTGATTTGCCATTTTCTCTCTACTCCACATTTGTGGTTGAGGCACGTCATAGTTTCAATAAG CAAATGATATGGTTATTCTTCAGAGATATGTTGAAAGGAATTTGCCTTATGGCTATTCTTGGTCCACCAATTGTGTCTGCAATTATTGTGATTGTGCAG CACACCATAATACCTGTCCAGCACCTAGTTAGCTTTGCTCTTAACTG GCTGATGCTTTTGCTACGGAGCTTGGTTATGCCGCTTCACTTCGAGCTGGTCTTGTTAGGTTACAG AGAAACTGGGGCCTTGTGTGCAATGAAGGAAGTTGATCTCATTCCTGATGATCCAAAATCTGCAGAAAGTATAAAACAATTGGAGGAGGTCCTTCCAGGTTTTATTGATGCCAAAGGCAGCTGA
- the LOC133711112 gene encoding uncharacterized protein LOC133711112 yields the protein MDGKAAICPWSLLDVDTLNLPRSYASVVAKPVVSVDDLPTPEIHEGKTTVTISEEGYRQGLERCKHMLLERLHLASGEKPYSPTDLHKKLSLVWGEIGPWRVIPIGKGYFTFIFSSEEVLSMVWGKGAIALKPGILRFMRWTPNFSPSNQRNTNAQVWVRLWDLGLEFWEPITLFEISNGIGVPVKVDPSTLDRKFGLYARVLVDIDLSSNPPGELTVRRKTGEVVVVEVEYERLPDFCYHCGNVGHRVSSCNLVQKSTNSMQLEETEGARGRSRKPRRRRRKTQQVYVQKQQEKPDNGNQVIVDNTPPPVMDDPGEGPSFARKSPLPNPIATHRMGNAIGTDGNMDLAVEVEHSAPSIEQPVEPVTREIQNVNLQILVASMPLIEKVRPNREEELDDSSEDDRAQNVNGEDEVVPENSKVVASSQISHWYEETERVEEEEEFTTVVSNA from the coding sequence ATGGATGGGAAGGCAGCAATATGCCCCTGGTCATTATTAGATGTGGATACACTCAATTTGCCTCGCTCGTATGCCTCTGTGGTTGCGAAACCAGTGGTTTCTGTGGACGACCTGCCAACGCCGGAAATCCATGAAGGCAAAACGACAGTTACGATTTCGGAGGAGGGTTACCGTCAAGGATTGGAAAGATGTAAACATATGCTTTTGGAACGCCTTCACTTGGCTTCGGGAGAAAAACCCTATTCTCCTACTGACCTTCACAAGAAGCTGAGCCTTGTTTGGGGAGAGATAGGCCCTTGGCGTGTCATTCCCATTGGTAAGGGTTACTTTACCTTCATTTTTTCCTCAGAGGAGGTGCTCTCAATGGTTTGGGGAAAAGGGGCCATTGCGTTAAAGCCTGGAATTCTGAGATTCATGCGATGGACTCCTAATTTTTCTCCGTCCAATCAGAGGAACACTAATGCTCAAGTGTGGGTGCGGCTATGGGACTTGGGTTTGGAATTCTGGGAACCTATTACTCTTTTTGAGATTTCAAATGGAATTGGTGTTCCTGTTAAGGTTGATCCGAGTACCTTGGATAGGAAGTTTGGCCTGTATGCTAGGGTTTTGGTTGATATAGACTTGTCCTCTAATCCTCCAGGTGAATTGACGGTACGTAGGAAAACTGGGGAggttgtggtggtggaggttgAGTACGAGCGCCTCCCTGACTTCTGCTATCACTGTGGGAATGTGGGGCATAGGGTTTCTTCATGTAATTTGGTTCAGAAAAGTACAAATTCAATGCAGCTTGAGGAAACTGAGGGAGCTCGTGGCCGTTCGCGTAAGCCCCGTCGCCGCCGACGTAAAACTCAGCAGGTTTATGTTCAAAAACAGCAGGAAAAACCCGACAATGGGAACCAAGTGATTGTTGATAATACTCCTCCTCCTGTGATGGATGATCCTGGAGAAGGGCCGTCTTTCGCTAGGAAGTCTCCTCTTCCTAATCCTATTGCAACGCACCGAATGGGTAATGCAATTGGTACTGATGGTAATATGGATCTTGCTGTGGAAGTTGAGCATTCTGCTCCTTCCATTGAGCAACCTGTGGAGCCGGTCACTAGGGAGATACAGAATGTGAATTTACAGATATTAGTGGCTAGTATGCCTTTAATTGAGAAGGTGAGGCCTAATAGGGAAGAGGAGCTTGACGATTCTAGTGAAGATGATAGGGCTCAGAATGTTAATGGAGAGGATGAAGTGGTACCTGAGAATTCAAAGGTGGTTGCCTCCTCTCAAATTTCACATTGGTATGAAGAAACTGAACGtgttgaggaagaagaagaatttacaACAGTTGTGTCCAATGCTTAA
- the LOC133710389 gene encoding uncharacterized protein LOC133710389 isoform X3 gives MVYLISSICNLGFLDTLSETSFPSSAPPLKPSSTTPETSRWARNSYLSLSLWTVYRSLKDLLGDGEDCVGTFVQVTVLEIYNEEIYDVLSSYGGFRWPRGNGSNSKLVFFFYQITDLPFSLYSTFVVEARHSFNKQMIWLFFRDMLKGICLMAILGPPIVSAIIVIVQHTIIPVQHLVSFALNWLMLLLRSLVMPLHFELVLLGYSSNLKNLRQFRP, from the exons ATGGTGTATTTGATATCATCAATCTGCAATCTAGGGTTTCTTGACACACTTAGCGAAACCTCCTTCCCATCCTCTGCACCGCCACTGAAACCCTCCTCAACGACGCCGGAGACCTCTCGGTGGGCCCGCAACtcgtatctctctctctctctgtggacTGTGTACAGGTCATTGAAGGATCTTTTGGGTGATGGGGAAGATTGTGTGGGGACGTTTGTGCAAGTTACGGTTTTGGAGATTTATAATGAGGAGATTTATGATGTGTTGTCTAGTTATGGTGGGTTTCGATGGCCTAGAGGGAATGGCTCCAATTCTAAG CTAGTTTTTTTCTTCTACCAGATCACTGATTTGCCATTTTCTCTCTACTCCACATTTGTGGTTGAGGCACGTCATAGTTTCAATAAG CAAATGATATGGTTATTCTTCAGAGATATGTTGAAAGGAATTTGCCTTATGGCTATTCTTGGTCCACCAATTGTGTCTGCAATTATTGTGATTGTGCAG CACACCATAATACCTGTCCAGCACCTAGTTAGCTTTGCTCTTAACTG GCTGATGCTTTTGCTACGGAGCTTGGTTATGCCGCTTCACTTCGAGCTGGTCTTGTTAGGTTACAG CAGCAACCTAAAGAATCTGAGGCAGTTTCGGCCatag
- the LOC133710389 gene encoding uncharacterized protein LOC133710389 isoform X4, protein MVYLISSICNLGFLDTLSETSFPSSAPPLKPSSTTPETSRWARNSYLSLSLWTVYRSLKDLLGDGEDCVGTFVQVTVLEIYNEEIYDVLSSYGGFRWPRGNGSNSKQMIWLFFRDMLKGICLMAILGPPIVSAIIVIVQHTIIPVQHLVSFALNWLMLLLRSLVMPLHFELVLLGYRETGALCAMKEVDLIPDDPKSAESIKQLEEVLPGFIDAKGS, encoded by the exons ATGGTGTATTTGATATCATCAATCTGCAATCTAGGGTTTCTTGACACACTTAGCGAAACCTCCTTCCCATCCTCTGCACCGCCACTGAAACCCTCCTCAACGACGCCGGAGACCTCTCGGTGGGCCCGCAACtcgtatctctctctctctctgtggacTGTGTACAGGTCATTGAAGGATCTTTTGGGTGATGGGGAAGATTGTGTGGGGACGTTTGTGCAAGTTACGGTTTTGGAGATTTATAATGAGGAGATTTATGATGTGTTGTCTAGTTATGGTGGGTTTCGATGGCCTAGAGGGAATGGCTCCAATTCTAAG CAAATGATATGGTTATTCTTCAGAGATATGTTGAAAGGAATTTGCCTTATGGCTATTCTTGGTCCACCAATTGTGTCTGCAATTATTGTGATTGTGCAG CACACCATAATACCTGTCCAGCACCTAGTTAGCTTTGCTCTTAACTG GCTGATGCTTTTGCTACGGAGCTTGGTTATGCCGCTTCACTTCGAGCTGGTCTTGTTAGGTTACAG AGAAACTGGGGCCTTGTGTGCAATGAAGGAAGTTGATCTCATTCCTGATGATCCAAAATCTGCAGAAAGTATAAAACAATTGGAGGAGGTCCTTCCAGGTTTTATTGATGCCAAAGGCAGCTGA